Genomic segment of Tepidanaerobacter syntrophicus:
TTTAGCGGCAATACTGTTTCCTTTTTTAATTATGTTTGTAGTTTCTATAAAAACTACAAACGAAGCTATCCAATTTCCACCGACATTTTTACCTAAAAACATAACTTTCGAGCATTACAAGAGTATTTTTAATCCTAGGATATTTCCATTTTTGACATATTTTAAAAACAGTATGTACGTTTCCGTGTTGTCCTCTTTTATTTCCGTGGCTTTGGGGATTTTAGGGGGATATAGTCTGTCAAAGTTGAAATTTATGGGGAAAACGGTCATAAATAATGGCTTTTATTTAGTATATATGTTTTCGGGCATACTTTTAGTAGTGCCTCTATTTAAAATAATTTCAGCAATTGGATTGTACAACCATAGAGAGGCGCTAATAATTACAATGATTGTGCAGACGCTTCCCACGTCTATCTATATGTTAAAAAGCTATTTTGACACAATACCCGTTGAAATAGAAGAAGCCGGACGCATCGACGGTCTGAATAGGTTACAAGTCATTACTTATATAATTATTCCACTTTCGCTGTCTGGCATAGTTTCGGTTTTTGTATACGCCTTTATGGTTGCATGGAATGATTTTTTGTTTGCTTCTATTTTCTTAAGCTCATCAGATATGTTTACTCTATCTATAGGCTTAAACTCACTGTTTAATCGACCTGATTACATTTGGGGCAGGATGATGGCATCCGCCATAGTAACCTCAATACCCGTTGTCCTAATGTATGGAGCAAGCGAACTGCTTATGCGCAAAGGCGCAACTGAAGGCGGAGTAAAGGGTTAAATAGTAGCTGCTTATACTTTATAGGAGGATTTCTATGAAAAGCCTAAGAATAACATCAAACGAAGATGCAAAGATATATTTATTAGAAGAAGAAGTAGATGATCCATCTGATACACAGGTTCAAGTGGAAGTGATAACGTCAGTAGTGAGCCCGGGGACCGAAAGAGCATTTATATTGAGCATGGAAAACACTGATAAGAGCTATCCCAGAACTTTAGGTTATAGTGTTGCGGGCATAGTAACAAAAGTCGGCAGTAATGTTAAAGGATTTAAGCCTGGAGACAGAGTTGCAGGAATCCTTGCCCATAGGACAATCGGTAATATAGAACAGCATAATTTGGTGCATATTCCTAATGGGGTAACTTTTGAAGAAGCTGCTTTTGTTAGAATAGGTGTTATTGCTATGCAAGCCGTCAGAAAAGCAAGGATAGAGCTTGGAGAAGGAGTTTTAGTTTTTGGCCTTGGACTGATAGGTCAAATGGCTATGCAGCTTGCAAAAGCTAATGGGGCATTGCCTATTATAGGTATAGATGTTGTTGAAAGCAAGCTTGAACTTGCTAAAATAAATGGCTGTACATATACATTCGATGCCAATATGAAAAATCTGGAACAAGAATTCAAGAATGTGAATAATGGCTGCCTGCCTCAGGTAGTAATTGAATCCACAGGTTTTCCCGAACCAATTAAATTATCATTGCGATATGCATGTAATTTGGGCAGGGTAATAATTTTAGGCAGTACTCGCGGAAACACAGAAATTAATTTTTATAAAGATATACATAAAAAAGGGCTTGTTGTTATTGGAGCGCATATTTCTACCAATCCTGCAATGCAATCCTATACCGCTCATTGGTGTTTCAGAGATAATGCTCTTTGTTTTTTAAATCTTTTAAAAGAAAAAAGAATAAACGTAACCTCTTTGATATCACAGAAAGAAAGTTTTGAGAAATTCAACAATATCTATAAAAATGTTTTGGAAAGAAACGATGATTATATAACTTCTGTTATTACCTGGAAATGGAGATGATTAGTTGAAGGAGATTGTAAATTTTGCCATTATCGGATTAGGGTCTATATCGACAACCCATATTGCAGCCTTAAAAGAAATCGATGAAGCCAATCTAGTCGCTGTATATGACAGAACTATAGAAAAAGCAAAAAAAGTAGCAGCTATGGAAAATGTCAAGGGGTATAGCGATATTGATTTATTACTGAAAAATGAGGATATTGATGCAGTAATTATCTTGACAGCCAGTGGACTGCACGCAGATTTAGGCATAAAAGCTGCTCAGGCAAAAAAGCATGTTATAGTAGAAAAACCTATAGATATTAATGTCAATAAGGCAAGGGACTTAATAGAACATTGCAAGAGAAACAATGTTAAGCTGAGTTGTATTTTTCAACATCGTTTTGACTCTGATATTTTAAACTTAAAGAAAGCGATAGATGAAAATAAACTGGGAAAGTTAAATTCCGGTTGCTGCCATACAAAATGGTTCCGTCCACAGGAGTATTATAATGAAGTGGCATGGAGAGGCTCTAGAGAACTTGGCGGCGGCGCCCTTATTAATCAAGGCATTCATCAGTTAGACTTATTTCAATATTTAATGGGGGATGTTGAAGAAGTCTATGGATATGCAGAAACCCTTGCTCATGTAGATATTGATGCAGAAGATGTTGCTATGGCTGTGCTAAAGTTTAAGAATGGTGCGATAGGTATTCTTGAAGCTAATGTTTGCGCATATCCGGGTTTTAATACCAGAATAGATATCTCAGGCAATGATGGTACAGTTATATTGGAAAATAACACTGTTAAGCAGTGGAAACTGAGAAACGGTGAGGAATATGCAGGTTCAGAAACGGTTTTCCCTCACAAAATTCAATTACAGGACATTGTTTCTGCAATCAAGGAAAACAGAGAGCCGGCGGTAAACGGCGAAGAAGCACTGAAATCCTTAATATTAGTTGATGCAATATATAAATCAAGCACAACGGGTAAACCAATAAAGGTCAATTACAATACTTGATAGAGGTGCTGTATGAAATACTCAGAAAATAGCTGTTCTGATATTAATATTTGTTATATTGGCGGTGGTTCTCAAGGATGGGCATGGAAATTAATGAGTGATTTGTATTTGGAGGAAAGCTTGTCCGGGACGGTAAGGCTTTATGATATTGATAGCAAATCAGCTGAAACCAATGCCATTATCGGGAATATCATTTCAGGATATGAAGAAGCAAAAGGACATTGGACTTACAAAAGCGTTTCAACGCTGGAAGAAGGCTTATCAGGAGCCGATTTTGTCATAATATCAATTACGCCGGGGACGTTTAAGGAAATGTTTTCAGATGTTCACACTCCGGAAAAATACGGAATTTATCAGCCCGTAGGAGATACTACCGGCCCAGGCGGTATATTTCGGGCATTAAGAACGATTCCAATGTATGAAGAGATTGCAAACTCTATTAAAAGATACGCTAAAGATGCATGGGCGATAAACTATACTAATCCCATGTCGATTTGCGTGGCTACGTTATACGCCGTTTTTCCTGAAATAAAAGCCTTTGGTTGTTGCCATGAAGTTTTTGGAGCTCAAAGACTTTTGCTGATGGCTTTAAAGGAATTTGAAGGTATTGAGGAAACAGACAGGCATAATTTAAACACCAATGTTTTAGGGATCAACCATTTTACATGGATCAATGAAGCAAGCTATAAAACTTATGACCTAATGCCCATATATGACAGACTTGTCAAAAAGTATTATAAAGATGGGATTTGTGATAAGATTACCGACGTTCATTTTATGTCAAAAAACCTGGTCAAATTTGATTTATATAGAAGATATGGAATTATTGCAGCAGCAGGAGACAGGCATCTTGCAGAATTTGTGCCTGACTACGCCAGAGATAAAAAAACAATAGCTCAATGGGGTTTCAACCTTACTCCCGTAAATTGGCGCATAGAGAACAAGGCAATGCTCGCAAAATTGAGCAGAGAATATGCTAATAAAGAGAAGAAAGTACCTATAACGGCATCTGGCGAAGAGGGCGTGCGCCAAATAAAAGCGCTGCTAGGCTTAAAGGATATAATTACAAATGTGAATCTGCCAAATCATAATCAGATGGATTGCGATGAAGGCATTGTCGTTGAGACTAATGCGCTATTTACAAAAAACAGTGTACGTCCTTTGACTGCAGGCAAGCTGCCTGATGAAGTTAACTTGATAATGAGTGTTCATATGAATAATCAAAAAGCAATACTTAAGGCAGGGCTTGAAAAGAAAAAGAAGTTAGCTTTTGCCGCATTTTTAAATGATCCATTAGTTAAAAATATCAGCATCTCTAATGCAAAGGCATTGTTTAATGAGATGTTTTCAAATACACGGCAATATTTGACAGGATTTGATTCTATACCTATTAGATAGACACAAAAAAATTAAGGCTTAGAACTTAAAAATGTATAAGATAACAAACTATTATTTTTAAAAGGGTGATATATCATGCCAAGACAATTGGTAGCTGTAGCGCCGCGCGTGGCGGAAATAGTAGAATACGAAGATAGAGAAATTTTGCCAAATGAAGTAAAAGTTAAAGTTGAATATGCTGCGCCAAAGCATGGAACGGAATTGACGGATTTTAGGGGCAACAGCCCATTTTTGAAAGAAAAGTACGATAGCGAATGGCACATGTTTGTTCCGAGAGCAAAAGAGGAACAAACCGAAATAGTCTTCGGCAAGTGGAACTTAGGAAACCAATGGGTTGGTAGAATAATAGAAAAAGGCAGCGAGGTAAAGGATTATGAATTAGGTGATAGAGTATGTTCTTATGGAGGCATTAGGGAGACCCATATTGTTAATGCCGTAAACAACTACCGACTGCGAAAACTTCCAGAAAATGCCTCTTGGAAAAATGCACTGTGTTATGATCCGGCACAATTTGCTATGGGCGCAGTAAGAGATGCCAATATAAGAGTAGGCGATAGGGTTGCGGTGTTCGGATTAGGCGCCATAGGACAGATTGCTGTTCAACTATGCAAGAAAATGGGGACAAGCCTTGTTGCTGCTATAGATCCGATTGAGATAAGAAGACAGGTAGCCAAGAAAAACGGAGCAGATGTTGTTTTAGATTCCACGACGACGGATGTAGGAATGGAGCTTAAAAAATTGACAGAAAAGATGGGAGTCGATGCAGTAGTTGAGACCAGCGGTCATCCGGCGGCACTGCAAAGCGCGTTGAGAGGTCTTGCTTATGGCGGAATCATTGCATACGGAGCATTTGGAAAGGAAATAACCGGAGGTCTAAATTTTGGGAAAGAGGCCCATTTCAACTATGGCAGAATTGTTTTTTCCAGAGCTTGCAGCGAGCCAAATCCAGAATATCCCCGCTGGAACAGGAAAAGAATAGAAGAAGTTTGCTGGGAACTCTTAACCAATGGATACCTGAACTGTGAAGATATTATAAACCCTGTAGTGCCTTTCGAAAAATCTGCAGAGGGATATATGAAATATGTAGATAGGGAGCCGCACCTAAGCATAAAAATGGGCGTGGAGTTTTAGGAGGTTATTATGAAACTTGCAACTCAGGATAAACCATTTTACTCCAGCGAAATTGAACAAAAACTTTTGGAGATAAGAGATATGGGCTTTGATGCCTTTGAAATTGATGGCGCATATCTTATTGAAAAGTTTGATAAAGTAGAGGCAGCAGTGAGAAATACTAGTGTCGATATTTCTAGTGTATGCGGAGGATATAGGGGTTGGATAGGGGACTTCAATGAAGAAAGACGCATGCAGGCAATATCTGACATCGAAAATATACTTAAGCGCGCAGGTTCAATAGGGGCTAAAGGCATAGTAGTCCCGGCTGCATGGGGAATGTTTTCATTAAGGTTACCTCCTATGGTACCTCCAAGGAGCCCGGAAGAGGACAGATATGTTCTCTTGGACTCGCTAAAAAGGCTTGATAATATAGCAGGTTCTACAGGCACAGCTATTTTTCTTGAGCCTTTGAACAGGTACGAAGATCATATGATAAATACCTTGGAGACAGCAAAACAATTAATTTGCGACGGTGGGTTCAAAAATGTAAAAATAACCGCAGATTTTTTCCATATGAACATTGAAGAAAAGAATATTGCAGAAAGTATTTTAAAATATAAGGAATTTATAGGACATGTCCATATTGCAGACAGTCACAGGTATCAACCTGGGGACGGGCACCTTGATTTCGTCGAGGGTTTCAGAGCGCTGCTTGATATAGACTATAAAGGATACATGGCTTTTGAATGCAGGGTTTTAGGCGAAAATCCTGCCGAGGAATATAAGAAATCTGTTGAATATATAAAAGAATGTATCGCAAGGGCAAGGTGGAGTAAATGCAAAAACTAAGAGTCGGTATTATAGGTGCAGGCCAGATCGTAGAAACAGCACATATCCCTGCCTATATAAAACACAGAGATATAGTCGAGCTGACAGCTATTTGTGATATAAACGAAGAAAAAGCAAGGCATATGGCAGACAAATACGGTATAGCAGCTTATTATAAAGATTACCAAGATATGCTAAAAGAATGTAAGCTTGATGCAGTAAGCGTATGTGTTATAAATCGGTTTCATGCTCAGGCTGCCGTAGATGCATTGAATGCAGGATGCCATGTATTGTGCGAAAAACCTCCTGCTATGAATTATGAAGAAGCCTTAGCCATGTATGAAGCTTCAAAGAAAAATAAAAAAATACTTACATTCAACTTTCATTTTAGACATGCTCAGGAAATTAAAATTTTAAAAGAATTGATAGACAAGGGAATGTTCGGCAACATATATGCAGCTAGGGTTCAGGCTTTGCGGAGAAGAGGTATTCCTGGGTGGGGGAACTTTATTAACAAAGAAGTTCAAGGCGGTGGTCCGCTTATAGACATAGGAATACATATGCTAGATGCAGCCCTGTATCTGATGGGTTTTCCTGAGCCTGATTATGTGGCCGCAGGAGCCCATCAGAGAATTGGAAACCGGTCCGGCGTAGGGCTTATGGGTTCCTGGGACCCTGCTAAGTTTACTGTAGAGGATTCATTATTCGGCTTTATACGTTTTAAAAATGGCGCCACATTAAATCTTGAAACATCTTTTGCCCTAAACATGAAAGAAGAATCTATTATGAATGTGCATATTTTTGGTGAAAAAGCAGGAGCATCGGCTTTTCCTCTGGAGGTATTTTCTGAAACAGATACTGCATTAACAAATATGGAATTTCCTTATCTGCAAGAAATAGATAAACGCTATGAGAGTATTGCAGATTTCATAAATAGTTGTGTTTACGGTAAAAAGCCGTTGTACAAAGCGGAAGAAAGCCTTATTATCCAAAAAATCATCGACATCATGTACAAATCCTCTGAAACAAGCCAGCCATTAAAATGGTGATATCAAAAGTTTCTTTTAGAATTAAAATATAGAACTAACAAGGAGAAAATGTAGCGATGCTGCTATATGATTGCGGAAATAAGGAATATAAAAATTGGATCATATGTGAAACTTCTTTTGATGCACAGCTACTGGGAAAATGCGAATCAATCATGGCTTTAGGAAATGGTTACATGGGTCTTAGATCGTCAATGGAAGAAAATTATACAAAGCAAACTCGAGGCCTCTTTATAGCTGGAACCTTTAATAAGTTTGACTGTTATGAACCCTCAGAACTACCTAATGCCGCAGACGTAGTCGAACTAGAAATTGTGCTTAACAATGAAGTTTTTTCTCTTGAGAAAGGGGTTATATATTCATACCAAAGGAGTTTAAATTTAAAGACAGGCGAGTTGGCGCGCCATATAATCTGGGAAAGTCCGAGCAAAGATAAGTATAAACTTTGCTTTAAACGATTTGTTTCACTGGATAATTTACATCTGATTGGCATGAAAGTTTATATTACACCCTTGACTGGCGAATCTTGCATCCGGGTCACTTCGGGTATAAATGGCCAAATGACTAATTCAGGAGTGCAGCATTTCCACGAAGGCGAAAAGCGAATATATGACCAAAATATAATGGAATTTATTCAGACTACTTGCCAATCAAAAATTGATTTTATATTTCATTCTGGTCATACATGGAAAATAGACAGCGACAAGCAAATTCCAACTCCAAGAATGATTATAAGCCGCCGCAAATTAGAAATGATGTATGACTTTATGATTCCCAAAGGGAAAACTTTAATAATGGAAAAAATATGTACAGTTCATACCAGTCTAGACAAATCTTATTGCTATAAAGAATATAGTTTGCAAGACTTACGTGATAAGACTTTAACTGAATTTATAGAGCTGAATCGTAAAGGATATGATTTATTATTTAATGAAAGTGCTAAAAAGTGGAAAAGGTATTGGAAAGAAGTAGATATAAAAATCGAAAGCAAAGATTCCTTTGACCAGTTGACAGTTCGATTTGCTCAATATCATCTATTGATTATGACACCTGCTCATGACTCGAGATTTGGAATAGGTGCAAAAGGCTTAACAGGCGAAGGCTATAAAGGTCACACATTTTGGGATTCGGAGATTTTTATTCTTCCATATTTTACTTTTACAAACCCGCAAATTGCGCGAAAACTGTTGGAATACCGCTATCATACTCTAAATGGCGCACGAAAAAAAGCTATAAAAAACGGATTTGAAGGCGCTATGTATCCTTGGGAATCAGCTTTTACCGGTGATGAAGAAACGCCTGAATGGGGCGCCGTAAACATACTAACGGGAGAAGCGACAAGGATATTATCAGGATTGAAGGAACAGCACATAACCTGTGACATTGCTTATGCCTTATGGCAATATTACAAAGCTACACAAGACATAGACTTTATGAAGAAATACGGCAGTGAAATATTATTTGAAACAGCTTCGTTTTGGGCAAAGCGCGTTGAGTGGGATGAGGAGAAAAAATCTTACTGTATAAATGATGTAATAGGACCTGATGAATACAAAGAACAGGTAAATAATAATGCTTTTACTAACTATATGGCCCATTGGAATATACAAACAGCTATTAACCATTATAGAGAATGCAAAGAAAAGATGCCTCAAACCTTCAAGAGATTAAATAAGAAATTAGATTTGGAACGTCGATTTAAACTTTGGAATGAAGTAGTTGACAAGATATACTTACCTCAACCTAGAAAAACCGATAAGGTGATTCCTCAGGATGATACCTATCTATCTAAACCCTTGATTGACATAACGAAATATAAAAATGCTTCTGCCATGCAAACGATTTTGCAAGATTATAGTCGGGAACAGGTCAACAACATGCAAGTTTCAAAACAAGCAGATGTGGTTATGCTATTGTATTTGCTAAAGGATAAATTTTCAAAAGATGTAAAAGAAGCAAACTGGCAGTATTATGAGCCGAAAACCCTTCATGATTCTTCCTTAAGTTTGTCTGTACATTGCATAGTAGCTTGCGATATTAATGACAAAAATACTGCATATGACTTTTTTAAAAAAGCAGCTCAAATTGACCTTGGCCCGAATATGAAATCTTCAGATTTAGGGATACATGCTGCTTCCCTTGGAGGGATATGGAAAGCTATTGTTTTCGGTTTTGCAGGAATCAGCATCGAAGATGATAAATTACACATAAACCCTAAAATCCCACCATTGTGGCTTAAACTGAAGTTGCCATTAAAGTTTCAAGGCTACAACATGGAAATTGAAATTACACGTGATTGTGTTCAAATAAAAAATAAAACAAAAACCGATTATCCATTAGAAATTTTTATAGGGAATGATAAATATTTGCTCAAAGAGAAGTTAAGAGTGGATTTACAAGGGGTTAGCCCGCAAAAATAGGGTTAGTAATCTTGCTTCATGGTTGAAATTAAAAGCTAAATGGCATTTCCTTTTTAGCAAAAATGCATTATGTATCCATATTGGAGGTTGACGATGGTAATACAAGAAGAAATCAATTGGGAAAAAAGCATTTTTAAAAAATTAGAATTTTTATATGGAACTCAAAGTAATTTAATCCTTGAAGATATCAAAGCATTGGTTAAAAAATACAAGCATAAAAAAAAGCCTTCTAAATCTTGGGTAGATGAAAATGATATAATTTTAATTACGTATGCGGATTCCATATATGAAAACGGACAGCTGCCTCTAAAAACTTTAAAGGAGTTTTTGGTTACTTATGTTAAAGATTCCATAAGCGCTGTACATATTTTGCCATTTTATCCTTACTCATCTGATGACGGGTTTTCTATCATTGATTATCGTCAAGTCAATCCAAAGCTGGGAGATTGGTGGGACATAAAGGCCATAGGCGAGAACTATGATTTAATGTTTGATGCGGTCATAAATCACGTATCAAAAAGCAGTGAGTGGTTCCAAAATTTTTTGGCAGGACATGAAAAGTACAACGATTACTTTATTGAAGCCGATCCTAACGGGGATTATAGCAAGGTGTCTCGGCCTCGTGCTTTGCCACTTCTTACACCATTTGAAACGGTGAACGGAAAAAAATATTTATGGACTACCTTCAGTGAAGATCAAATCGATCTTAATTACAAAAACCCGGCAGTGCTATTAGAGATTCTTGAAATTTTAGCGATGTATGCTGCTAATGGCGCTCGCTATATTCGACTTGACGCCATAGGGTTTTTATGGAAGAAAAAAGGTACTACTTGTCTGAATCTGGACGAAACCCATATGGTGGTAAAAATAATTCGCGAAGTACTAGACAAAGTAGCACCAGGTACGATTTTAATTGCTGAAGCCAATGTTCCACACAAGGAAAATATAAGTTATTTTGGGGATGGATATGATGAAGCACATATGGTATATCAGTTTGCTCTTCCACCCCTGACCTTATTTTCTTTTTATACCGGTAACGCTCAAAAGCTGCTTCAATGGGTTGATAATTTAAAACAGACCTCAGAAATGACAACATACTTAAATTTTCTTGCATCTCATGATGGCATTGGCATGCGTCCAACAGAAGGGATTCTAGAAGAAGAAGAAAGAGACCTGATGTTAAAAACCACTATTAAACATGGCGGGCTGATTTCATATAAAGACAACGGAAATGGGACAAAATGCCCCTACGAATTAAATATAAATTATTTAGATGCTCTAACTGATAGCAAGGAAGATGATACAACCCGTGTTAATAGATTTTTAGCCGCTCATGGAATTCTATTGTCCCTTGTCGGAGTGCCGGGTATTTATATTCATAGCTTACTTGGTTCAAGAAACTATTATAAAGGTGTCCAAGAATCAGGGATTTATCGCAGAATTAATCGTGAAAAGCTAGAAAAAAATATCCTATTTGCTGAATTAGAAACAAACACGATTCGCAGAAATATTTTCTATGGGTTATCCCGATTAATTAGCATAAGAAAAAAACAAAGCGCCTTTAGTCCAAGAGCAACTCAGAATGCTTTATTCCTAGATAGTCGTGTATTTTCTGTTTTAAGAACTAATGAAGATACAGGGGATCAAATTTTGGCCATGATAAACGTTTGCGGCGAGACAGTGCTGATTAATACAGCTTATTCAGGATATGAGCTGATAAGTAACAGGCGATTGGAAAATCAATTTGTTTTACAACCTTACCAAATTATGTGGGTGAAAATCAGCTAATTTATTGAGGTGATATTCTTGCGGTATGAGGCAGTTATCTTTGACCTGGATGGAGTTATTGCTGATACAGCAAAATTTCATTATGAAGCTTGGAAGAAAATAGCTGAAGAATTAGGAATTTATTTCGATGAAAAAATCAATGAAAGTCTTAAGGGAGTTAGCCGAATGGAAAGTCTAGAAATCCTTTTGAAGCAAAGCGAAAAAGAATACTCCCAGGAACAAAAAAACTATTTTGCGTCAAAAAAGAATGATTACTTTAAAAGCATGATACAAAAAATAACACCCGGCGATATATTGCCCGGCAGTATAGAATTAATAAAGATATTGAAAAGATATAACGTAAAGTTAGCCGTAGCATCGGCTAGCCGCAACGCAAACACAGTTTTAGAAAACTTGGGCATAAAGAGCGAATTCGATTATATTGTAGATGCTGCAAAAATAGTAAATGTAAAACCTGATCCGGAAATATTTCTTGCGGCTGCAGAAAATTTAGGAGTAGAACCGAAAAAGTGTGTTGGTATAGAAGATTCAGTGGCTGGAATTGAAGCAATTAAAAGAGCGGGAATGTTTGCTATAGGCATAGGAGATCCGACAATATTAAAAAAAGCCGATATGGTATTAGAAGATCTAAGATACACACAAAAAATTGTAAAATTAGTTATCGGGGAATGAATTATAAGGATGATTTTAGAATAACAATAAGACTATATAATCACCGTCTTTATTATATCATATCGAGTAACTATGAATAGCTAGTAAAATCCCGAAATACTTAAAAAAGGCCGGATTCTAAGAAATGTATAGAATTGCAGCCAAATAAGCAGGAGATATTTCATATATTGTCAACCATAATATAAATTAAAGTTGACAATTACCCCTCCCTTTGCTATTATAAGAGAAAATATTATGGGAAGGGGTAATTTTTATGAACATAAAGACTAGGGATATGGCTTTAATAGCTTTATTTGCCGCACTTACGGCAATCGGGGCATTTATCAAAATACCTACCCCCCTTGTCCCTTTTACGCTGCAATATTTGTTTTGTGCTTATTCGGGCATTCTACTGGGCGCAAAGCGGGGTCTTTACTCACAACTTTTATATTTAAGCGTTGGCTTAATGGGTTTCCCGGTTTTTACTCAGGGAGGCGGCCCTATGTATATTTTCCAACCAACATTTGGCTACATAATAGGTTTTTCACTTTGCGCATATATTATAGGCAAACTTACGGAAAGATTGGATAAAATCACACTGACCAGCCTACTAGGCCCCATTTTGGCGGGTATGTCTATTGTGTACTCATGCGGTATTATTCACTTATATTTAATCATGAATTTCTATTTGGGCAAACCTATGTCATTTAAGGCAGCTGTAATTGCAGGATTATTCCCATTTGTGTTTTCTGATTTGATTTACAGTGTAGCAATCGCCCTTACAGCTACGGCAATCGTGCCTTCACTCCGAAAATTAGGTTTAGCAGATGAACCTCGCTAAATTTAAGATACCTCTTTTCTATCTATTTTTGAAATAAGAAGGTCATATAGCTTGTAGTTTCTATTATGTCACTTCCAAGCAATATGCCTGAGTTGGTGTGGCTTACCAGTGTAAAATCAGGGATGCCGGCGTTTTCCATGGCAAAAAATAATGTGGCTAAAGACGCGGGAGAGTCCAGATGGTCATTTCCCATTAAAAAAATACTGTCCCAATTGTTGTCGTTTAGAGCTTTTAA
This window contains:
- a CDS encoding zinc-dependent alcohol dehydrogenase → MKSLRITSNEDAKIYLLEEEVDDPSDTQVQVEVITSVVSPGTERAFILSMENTDKSYPRTLGYSVAGIVTKVGSNVKGFKPGDRVAGILAHRTIGNIEQHNLVHIPNGVTFEEAAFVRIGVIAMQAVRKARIELGEGVLVFGLGLIGQMAMQLAKANGALPIIGIDVVESKLELAKINGCTYTFDANMKNLEQEFKNVNNGCLPQVVIESTGFPEPIKLSLRYACNLGRVIILGSTRGNTEINFYKDIHKKGLVVIGAHISTNPAMQSYTAHWCFRDNALCFLNLLKEKRINVTSLISQKESFEKFNNIYKNVLERNDDYITSVITWKWR
- a CDS encoding zinc-dependent alcohol dehydrogenase, giving the protein MPRQLVAVAPRVAEIVEYEDREILPNEVKVKVEYAAPKHGTELTDFRGNSPFLKEKYDSEWHMFVPRAKEEQTEIVFGKWNLGNQWVGRIIEKGSEVKDYELGDRVCSYGGIRETHIVNAVNNYRLRKLPENASWKNALCYDPAQFAMGAVRDANIRVGDRVAVFGLGAIGQIAVQLCKKMGTSLVAAIDPIEIRRQVAKKNGADVVLDSTTTDVGMELKKLTEKMGVDAVVETSGHPAALQSALRGLAYGGIIAYGAFGKEITGGLNFGKEAHFNYGRIVFSRACSEPNPEYPRWNRKRIEEVCWELLTNGYLNCEDIINPVVPFEKSAEGYMKYVDREPHLSIKMGVEF
- a CDS encoding Gfo/Idh/MocA family protein; protein product: MQKLRVGIIGAGQIVETAHIPAYIKHRDIVELTAICDINEEKARHMADKYGIAAYYKDYQDMLKECKLDAVSVCVINRFHAQAAVDALNAGCHVLCEKPPAMNYEEALAMYEASKKNKKILTFNFHFRHAQEIKILKELIDKGMFGNIYAARVQALRRRGIPGWGNFINKEVQGGGPLIDIGIHMLDAALYLMGFPEPDYVAAGAHQRIGNRSGVGLMGSWDPAKFTVEDSLFGFIRFKNGATLNLETSFALNMKEESIMNVHIFGEKAGASAFPLEVFSETDTALTNMEFPYLQEIDKRYESIADFINSCVYGKKPLYKAEESLIIQKIIDIMYKSSETSQPLKW
- a CDS encoding sugar phosphate isomerase/epimerase family protein; translated protein: MKLATQDKPFYSSEIEQKLLEIRDMGFDAFEIDGAYLIEKFDKVEAAVRNTSVDISSVCGGYRGWIGDFNEERRMQAISDIENILKRAGSIGAKGIVVPAAWGMFSLRLPPMVPPRSPEEDRYVLLDSLKRLDNIAGSTGTAIFLEPLNRYEDHMINTLETAKQLICDGGFKNVKITADFFHMNIEEKNIAESILKYKEFIGHVHIADSHRYQPGDGHLDFVEGFRALLDIDYKGYMAFECRVLGENPAEEYKKSVEYIKECIARARWSKCKN
- a CDS encoding alpha-glucosidase/alpha-galactosidase; this encodes MKYSENSCSDINICYIGGGSQGWAWKLMSDLYLEESLSGTVRLYDIDSKSAETNAIIGNIISGYEEAKGHWTYKSVSTLEEGLSGADFVIISITPGTFKEMFSDVHTPEKYGIYQPVGDTTGPGGIFRALRTIPMYEEIANSIKRYAKDAWAINYTNPMSICVATLYAVFPEIKAFGCCHEVFGAQRLLLMALKEFEGIEETDRHNLNTNVLGINHFTWINEASYKTYDLMPIYDRLVKKYYKDGICDKITDVHFMSKNLVKFDLYRRYGIIAAAGDRHLAEFVPDYARDKKTIAQWGFNLTPVNWRIENKAMLAKLSREYANKEKKVPITASGEEGVRQIKALLGLKDIITNVNLPNHNQMDCDEGIVVETNALFTKNSVRPLTAGKLPDEVNLIMSVHMNNQKAILKAGLEKKKKLAFAAFLNDPLVKNISISNAKALFNEMFSNTRQYLTGFDSIPIR
- a CDS encoding carbohydrate ABC transporter permease, yielding MPAVNKKILKNILFYVGLIVFLAAILFPFLIMFVVSIKTTNEAIQFPPTFLPKNITFEHYKSIFNPRIFPFLTYFKNSMYVSVLSSFISVALGILGGYSLSKLKFMGKTVINNGFYLVYMFSGILLVVPLFKIISAIGLYNHREALIITMIVQTLPTSIYMLKSYFDTIPVEIEEAGRIDGLNRLQVITYIIIPLSLSGIVSVFVYAFMVAWNDFLFASIFLSSSDMFTLSIGLNSLFNRPDYIWGRMMASAIVTSIPVVLMYGASELLMRKGATEGGVKG
- a CDS encoding Gfo/Idh/MocA family protein, whose protein sequence is MKEIVNFAIIGLGSISTTHIAALKEIDEANLVAVYDRTIEKAKKVAAMENVKGYSDIDLLLKNEDIDAVIILTASGLHADLGIKAAQAKKHVIVEKPIDINVNKARDLIEHCKRNNVKLSCIFQHRFDSDILNLKKAIDENKLGKLNSGCCHTKWFRPQEYYNEVAWRGSRELGGGALINQGIHQLDLFQYLMGDVEEVYGYAETLAHVDIDAEDVAMAVLKFKNGAIGILEANVCAYPGFNTRIDISGNDGTVILENNTVKQWKLRNGEEYAGSETVFPHKIQLQDIVSAIKENREPAVNGEEALKSLILVDAIYKSSTTGKPIKVNYNT